One segment of Streptomyces sp. YIM 121038 DNA contains the following:
- a CDS encoding ATP/GTP-binding protein, with amino-acid sequence MSDLLTLNPLTPLHETVRRPLYTETTTSQALYLPIAPPTLGTAGAVIGRELYSGKAFIYCPFSAFGDGLPGGNMIVMGDTGRGKSSLTKTYTARQIRLGRKVIVLDTKEQKEREEGEWAALGRSLTGKAPIKFTPGGGRDASCINPMDPAIAGKRQIELVRTIVELGLGRALDEFAGSALRLAIRRAHQRANDAGRTPVLADVAAALRAPEESDATAKQRTRDELLNDGLEASYVLDRLCGTDQDATGDLIGMLDGPTSLGVDLDADMVVFDLTKVPSGGVAMTILVAVIAVFLEEVWLRPVCECGTEPSQHERRIVDANSGAWELGPNPESGCRRYTQRKRILVCEEAWHILGTPQLAALLEKFLKFARGYGLSCIFIVHHLSDIDDSPETQAALKMADTIVVYSMKKSEAEDTVRRLGLPAWTAEHITRLRRGIALWVVGEVIYPGVQHLLTEAEQHLCFSSGSMSDLASTSPDPE; translated from the coding sequence GTGAGTGACCTTCTCACCCTCAACCCGCTGACCCCGCTGCACGAAACCGTCCGGCGACCGCTCTACACCGAGACCACAACCAGCCAGGCCCTCTACCTGCCCATCGCGCCGCCCACCCTGGGCACAGCGGGAGCGGTCATCGGCCGTGAGCTGTACTCGGGCAAGGCATTCATCTACTGCCCCTTCTCGGCATTCGGGGACGGCCTGCCCGGCGGCAACATGATCGTCATGGGCGACACCGGCCGTGGCAAGAGTTCGCTCACCAAGACCTACACCGCCCGGCAGATCCGCTTGGGCAGGAAGGTGATCGTCCTCGACACGAAGGAACAGAAGGAGCGCGAGGAAGGCGAGTGGGCGGCGCTGGGCCGGTCCCTGACCGGCAAAGCGCCGATCAAGTTCACGCCCGGCGGTGGCCGGGATGCCTCCTGCATCAACCCGATGGACCCCGCCATCGCGGGCAAGCGACAGATCGAACTCGTGCGGACCATCGTGGAACTCGGCCTGGGGCGTGCCCTGGACGAGTTCGCCGGCTCCGCCCTGCGCCTGGCGATCCGCCGAGCCCACCAGCGCGCCAACGACGCCGGGCGTACCCCGGTCCTGGCGGACGTCGCCGCCGCACTGCGGGCTCCCGAAGAGTCGGACGCCACCGCCAAGCAGCGCACCCGGGACGAACTCCTCAACGACGGGCTCGAAGCCTCCTACGTCCTGGACCGTCTGTGCGGCACTGATCAGGACGCGACCGGGGACCTGATCGGGATGCTCGACGGCCCGACCAGCCTGGGCGTCGATCTCGACGCGGACATGGTTGTCTTCGACCTGACCAAGGTCCCGTCCGGCGGCGTCGCCATGACCATCCTCGTCGCGGTGATCGCCGTGTTCCTTGAGGAAGTCTGGCTGCGGCCGGTGTGCGAGTGCGGCACCGAACCGAGTCAGCACGAACGCCGGATCGTGGACGCCAACTCCGGCGCCTGGGAACTCGGCCCCAACCCGGAATCGGGCTGCCGCCGCTACACGCAGCGCAAGCGCATCCTCGTGTGCGAGGAAGCCTGGCACATCCTCGGAACACCCCAACTCGCCGCGCTGCTGGAGAAGTTCCTCAAGTTCGCACGCGGCTACGGGCTGAGCTGCATCTTCATCGTCCACCACCTGAGCGACATCGACGACAGCCCGGAAACACAGGCCGCGCTGAAGATGGCGGACACCATCGTCGTCTACTCGATGAAGAAATCCGAAGCCGAGGACACCGTCCGGCGCCTCGGCCTGCCCGCCTGGACCGCCGAGCACATCACGCGCCTGCGTCGCGGCATCGCGCTCTGGGTCGTCGGCGAAGTGATCTACCCCGGCGTGCAGCACCTCCTCACCGAGGCCGAACAGCACCTGTGCTTCTCCTCCGGCTCCATGTCGGACCTGGCCAGCACCTCCCCGGACCCGGAATGA
- a CDS encoding DUF4326 domain-containing protein has translation MPIRRRGSAHATSTLSGSAVYVGRGSRYANPFRAGDPSPTPCRGPMTAEEAVDLFAATLRGPVGRCYAERFARALRGLDLVCTCPLDAPCHADVLLRLASESEQRSTTCSLEGTSG, from the coding sequence ATGCCGATCCGTCGCCGTGGGTCCGCTCACGCCACTTCGACGCTCTCCGGCTCCGCCGTCTACGTCGGCAGAGGCAGCCGCTACGCCAACCCGTTCAGGGCCGGAGACCCAAGCCCTACCCCGTGCCGGGGACCGATGACGGCAGAAGAGGCCGTGGATCTCTTCGCCGCCACGCTCCGGGGCCCGGTGGGCCGCTGCTATGCCGAGCGGTTCGCGCGTGCCCTTCGGGGCCTCGACCTCGTGTGCACCTGCCCGCTCGATGCTCCCTGCCACGCCGATGTCCTGCTCCGCCTGGCCAGCGAATCCGAGCAGCGCAGCACCACTTGCTCCTTGGAAGGAACCTCCGGATGA
- a CDS encoding DUF6238 family protein, producing the protein MTALALDPAALPTYGHTVRDDIDQLHADFLDLAQRTARLAAVLDRGDYSAAGGRVRAAVGHVWRAAEDLHTAFHHAPPRCAGPDASLARLCGRRMRYLAARVAKKGE; encoded by the coding sequence ATGACTGCTCTGGCCCTCGACCCCGCCGCGCTCCCGACGTACGGACACACCGTTCGGGACGACATCGACCAGCTTCACGCCGACTTCCTCGACCTCGCCCAGCGCACTGCCCGGCTCGCCGCGGTACTGGACCGCGGCGACTACTCCGCAGCTGGCGGACGTGTCCGCGCCGCAGTCGGCCACGTCTGGCGGGCAGCGGAGGACCTCCACACCGCCTTCCACCACGCGCCGCCACGCTGTGCCGGACCGGACGCCTCACTCGCCCGCCTGTGCGGCCGGCGGATGCGCTACCTCGCCGCTCGCGTTGCGAAGAAGGGCGAGTAA
- a CDS encoding aminoglycoside phosphotransferase family protein produces MTATRTEESFGLLQEVTALVDWSPAGAEPIRLAENDLWRLQNDTVVRIARAGQRMAAAREVAVARWLADNDVPAVRPLPIEQPVCVRDRAATFWELLPPHVHGTEADLAPLLRRLHSLSKPLFPIGRLQPFVRIAERLTASESLQGDDRQWLFSRLEELQQDWDDLPAGRPECVIHGDAWGGNCAVTAEGARLMDFERTSVGPPEWDLTSTAVAYDTFGKLTAAQYKTYCDLYGYDVRSWAGYPTLRGIRELRLVTFAFQIADHDANAFGQAQYRVQCLRGLRGPRPWNWEAVGG; encoded by the coding sequence ATGACGGCAACCCGTACCGAAGAGTCCTTCGGCCTCCTCCAGGAGGTGACGGCTCTCGTCGATTGGTCGCCCGCGGGGGCCGAACCCATCCGGCTTGCCGAGAACGATCTGTGGCGTCTACAGAACGACACGGTGGTCCGCATCGCTCGCGCCGGCCAGCGGATGGCTGCGGCTCGTGAGGTTGCTGTGGCCCGGTGGCTGGCGGACAACGACGTTCCCGCAGTACGGCCGCTTCCCATCGAGCAGCCGGTCTGCGTACGAGATAGGGCAGCAACCTTCTGGGAGCTACTCCCCCCTCACGTTCACGGCACCGAAGCCGATCTTGCGCCACTCCTCCGCCGCCTGCACTCGCTGTCGAAGCCCCTGTTCCCCATCGGTCGGCTACAGCCCTTCGTGCGCATCGCCGAGCGGCTCACTGCGTCGGAGTCCCTTCAGGGTGATGATCGGCAGTGGTTGTTTTCTCGGCTTGAGGAACTTCAACAGGACTGGGATGACCTCCCCGCAGGCCGTCCCGAGTGTGTGATTCATGGCGACGCGTGGGGCGGAAACTGCGCGGTCACCGCTGAGGGCGCCCGGCTTATGGACTTCGAGCGAACGTCGGTAGGACCGCCCGAGTGGGACCTGACATCCACTGCGGTCGCGTACGACACGTTCGGGAAGCTCACCGCAGCCCAGTACAAGACGTACTGCGACTTGTACGGCTACGACGTGAGGAGCTGGGCGGGCTACCCGACGCTGCGAGGCATTCGCGAACTCCGACTCGTGACCTTCGCTTTCCAGATTGCTGATCACGACGCGAACGCATTCGGTCAGGCGCAGTACCGCGTGCAGTGCCTACGCGGACTTCGGGGCCCGCGCCCGTGGAACTGGGAGGCCGTCGGCGGATGA
- a CDS encoding DUF2637 domain-containing protein, which produces MTSTHIDPPSSAPVQTSYKLRRMAFGDRAAIMALGAAGFAFSYDALRQVAIAIHARPELSYLFPVFIDGFIAYGVRALVLLRHRDFGARLYAWFLFLAATGSSLWANALHAITLNHGPQSGQSPLHLGDNVVGVLSTLAPLALAGSVHLYIIMARTAESSVPDRPVSRPGPLPDGAGDDRPSAATARLERESAGPATARELVAVPGPSTADGRDGSPADGPQLSLDKALTPVVLQTEDAADDVHLRDWTTGTDGQDHPDGQHGLLRPDGETFPDGNPDSDRPAGEDSPGPREADDLSDEQPASVPDEHEAPEDREAVDEWLTDLLPIAREASRQAGRISRDVVGQAVRARQPIGNDRLGELLAVLRKEEEMARQPAPAGGSSSLW; this is translated from the coding sequence ATGACCAGCACGCACATAGACCCGCCGTCCTCGGCGCCCGTACAGACCTCCTACAAGCTGCGTCGGATGGCCTTCGGGGACCGCGCGGCGATCATGGCGCTCGGCGCGGCCGGCTTCGCGTTCTCCTACGACGCGCTTCGTCAGGTGGCCATCGCCATTCACGCCCGGCCGGAGCTTTCGTACCTCTTCCCGGTCTTCATCGACGGCTTCATTGCGTACGGGGTCAGGGCGCTGGTCCTGCTGCGCCACCGCGACTTCGGCGCCCGTCTGTACGCCTGGTTCCTCTTCCTGGCGGCCACGGGATCGAGCCTGTGGGCCAACGCGTTGCACGCGATCACGCTCAACCACGGACCGCAGTCCGGACAGTCCCCGCTGCACCTGGGGGACAACGTCGTCGGCGTCCTTTCGACGCTCGCACCGCTTGCCCTGGCGGGTTCGGTGCACCTCTACATCATCATGGCGCGGACGGCCGAGTCGTCCGTCCCGGACCGCCCCGTGAGCCGTCCGGGACCGCTCCCGGACGGCGCCGGAGATGACCGTCCGAGTGCGGCAACCGCACGGCTCGAACGTGAATCGGCCGGGCCTGCAACGGCTCGTGAACTGGTCGCCGTCCCCGGTCCGTCCACGGCGGACGGACGGGATGGGAGCCCGGCGGACGGGCCCCAGCTCAGTCTGGACAAGGCCCTTACCCCGGTCGTGCTCCAGACCGAGGACGCCGCGGACGATGTCCACCTCCGCGACTGGACGACCGGCACGGACGGCCAGGACCACCCGGACGGACAGCACGGACTGCTCCGTCCGGACGGTGAAACCTTCCCGGACGGTAACCCGGATTCTGACCGCCCGGCGGGGGAAGATTCACCCGGTCCGCGGGAAGCGGACGACCTCTCGGACGAGCAACCGGCCTCCGTCCCGGACGAACACGAAGCGCCCGAGGACCGGGAGGCTGTGGACGAGTGGTTGACGGACTTGCTCCCGATCGCGCGGGAGGCTTCCCGGCAGGCCGGACGGATCAGCCGGGACGTCGTCGGGCAGGCCGTCCGGGCCCGCCAGCCGATCGGGAACGACCGGCTCGGCGAACTGCTCGCGGTGCTGCGGAAAGAAGAGGAGATGGCCCGGCAGCCTGCTCCCGCTGGCGGCTCCAGCTCGCTCTGGTGA
- a CDS encoding SpaA isopeptide-forming pilin-related protein produces the protein MRSRIPTPSRLAAVAVAAGVVGTLAWVPTAVAADKYGPGFQIPDSEGHAASSHIGAYGPPGLRVWGDNETYCADPSRRGPDAAGGYFGPKPVSQWTSSETGQKVPDANVAYASYIIGKYGQTHSDAQAAAVDAATYELLAGGTYGINGSRGKQRLSYPNVSANSRSMAMGYLAEAKKLAGPYELHVRPKVKETTEGTKVTVDVDVTSKLSGEHIPGVKVDLGADSSKGSVTTGGDGRASWTFTASKTGTTAVKGTATGLPGSQLKTLDPHDKRAQRMLLAGDTTTAQDSADVTVKPATGGVEIHKKDPEGSRLVGVSFQLLDSAGKVVKEGKTGKDGVLTFEGVAPGKYRLHESSTGDDIHELVPDQDVLIVAGQSGSAKPITVIDPFKDAELVLKKVDKATGKPLANAVIEIDADDVDGAGKHKPGKKITDVTTGKDGLAKLKLGVDVKAGSAYWAKEVKAPAHYQLNSTPERFLAKAGAVVNLTLTNDPIPATMRVLKTDKESGKVLGGMGFDIATVRVDPSGNKVPGTKVASGTTGADGKSQPIKLDATVEDGIEYLLTETKAPDGYDKLARPISFTARADSEVTVRAQDSKLPTPPTPPTPTPSTPGSTPPPAKGGGTPPETPSSGSLAKTGAEMAPWAAGGAAALLAVGGGTVWMTRRRQQSPANAGNSPQE, from the coding sequence ATGCGTTCACGCATACCCACCCCCTCCCGGCTGGCCGCCGTCGCTGTGGCCGCCGGGGTGGTGGGCACCCTGGCCTGGGTCCCCACTGCGGTAGCGGCCGACAAGTACGGGCCGGGGTTCCAGATTCCAGACTCCGAGGGGCACGCCGCCTCCAGCCACATCGGCGCCTACGGGCCGCCCGGACTCCGCGTCTGGGGCGACAACGAAACGTACTGTGCTGACCCGTCGCGGCGCGGACCGGACGCGGCCGGCGGGTACTTCGGGCCCAAGCCGGTCTCGCAATGGACCTCTTCGGAGACCGGTCAGAAGGTCCCTGACGCGAATGTGGCGTACGCGTCGTACATCATCGGCAAGTACGGCCAGACGCATTCCGACGCTCAGGCCGCAGCGGTCGATGCGGCCACGTACGAACTCCTCGCGGGAGGCACGTACGGGATCAACGGCTCACGCGGAAAGCAACGCCTCTCCTACCCGAATGTCTCCGCCAACTCCCGGTCGATGGCGATGGGTTATCTCGCCGAAGCCAAGAAGCTGGCCGGACCGTATGAGCTGCACGTCCGCCCGAAGGTGAAGGAGACCACCGAGGGCACGAAGGTCACGGTGGACGTGGACGTCACGTCCAAGCTGTCGGGCGAGCACATCCCGGGGGTCAAGGTGGACCTCGGCGCAGACTCCTCCAAGGGCAGCGTCACCACCGGCGGCGACGGACGAGCCTCGTGGACCTTCACGGCCTCGAAGACCGGCACGACCGCCGTCAAGGGAACGGCAACGGGCCTGCCCGGCTCGCAGCTCAAGACCCTGGACCCGCACGACAAGCGGGCACAGCGGATGCTGCTGGCCGGAGACACGACCACAGCGCAGGACTCTGCGGATGTCACCGTGAAGCCCGCCACCGGCGGCGTGGAGATCCACAAGAAGGACCCGGAGGGCTCCCGCCTGGTCGGCGTGAGCTTCCAGCTCCTGGACTCCGCGGGGAAGGTGGTGAAGGAGGGCAAGACCGGCAAGGACGGTGTCCTCACGTTCGAGGGCGTGGCTCCGGGGAAGTACCGGCTGCACGAGTCTTCGACGGGCGACGACATCCACGAACTCGTGCCCGACCAGGATGTGTTGATCGTCGCCGGGCAGTCCGGGTCGGCGAAGCCGATCACGGTGATCGACCCGTTCAAGGACGCTGAACTCGTCCTGAAGAAGGTGGACAAGGCCACGGGCAAGCCGCTGGCCAACGCGGTCATCGAGATCGACGCGGACGACGTGGACGGCGCCGGGAAGCACAAGCCCGGCAAGAAGATCACGGATGTGACCACCGGCAAGGATGGCCTGGCCAAGCTCAAGCTCGGCGTGGATGTGAAGGCCGGGTCCGCGTACTGGGCCAAGGAGGTCAAGGCCCCGGCGCACTACCAGCTGAACAGCACCCCGGAACGCTTCCTGGCGAAGGCCGGTGCGGTGGTCAACCTGACGCTGACCAACGACCCGATCCCGGCGACCATGCGCGTGCTGAAGACCGACAAGGAGTCCGGCAAGGTCCTGGGCGGCATGGGCTTCGACATCGCCACGGTCAGGGTCGATCCGTCCGGCAACAAGGTGCCCGGAACGAAGGTCGCGTCGGGTACCACTGGCGCTGACGGCAAGTCCCAGCCGATCAAGCTGGACGCCACGGTCGAGGACGGCATCGAGTACCTCCTCACCGAGACCAAGGCGCCGGACGGCTACGACAAGTTGGCCCGGCCGATCAGCTTCACCGCGCGGGCGGACTCCGAGGTGACCGTCCGGGCCCAGGACAGCAAGCTCCCGACCCCACCCACGCCGCCGACGCCGACCCCGTCCACGCCGGGCTCGACTCCTCCGCCGGCCAAGGGCGGCGGCACGCCGCCGGAGACCCCCAGCTCGGGTTCCCTGGCCAAGACTGGCGCCGAGATGGCGCCGTGGGCCGCGGGTGGCGCTGCCGCCCTACTCGCGGTGGGTGGCGGAACGGTGTGGATGACCCGCCGTCGCCAGCAGTCCCCGGCCAACGCCGGTAACAGCCCGCAGGAGTAG
- a CDS encoding TraM recognition domain-containing protein, whose product MNHTLDPLDFGYSLGVSQRPKGVPLWSRADKACRVIGPMGSGKTLRFFAPTIRRWAGPVLATSTKPDLVELTLDARKRDGRPVLVFDPQNIAPSLPRLRWSPITGAAGTEIAMMRAKALVAGSRTPGSAAQSSEGSSFYKGQAAKVLAALLHAAALDGASLDQFLKWARKFTDPAPLSILTAHPGAGPGWADMLRTSTTGDSRTVGNTAVTLDAALEPLMHESVVRALQGKGEEPTDFHEFLDAGGTIYLLGKDSEVNSIAPLTTAVTEDLLDIAEAHAIASPAGRLDPALLAALDEAPNIAPIPSLRQRVADGRGRGITVIYGLQGWASARARFGEDTANELASFTNHVVVFGGAKDPVFLRDMSDLCGQVERVRTTKTTTSGDRGGESTATHVALEPVLRSDEIKALDAGHALVLADNLPPVITRLDGMWTWDSWSEIEGHVHDLRRANEKERLRQDAEKRRQAEAHAAAWASRQGAAAA is encoded by the coding sequence ATGAACCACACGCTCGACCCGCTCGACTTCGGCTACTCGCTGGGCGTCTCCCAGCGCCCGAAGGGCGTACCCCTGTGGTCACGCGCCGACAAGGCTTGCCGAGTCATCGGCCCCATGGGCAGCGGAAAGACGCTGCGCTTCTTCGCCCCGACCATCCGCCGGTGGGCGGGCCCCGTCCTCGCCACCTCAACGAAGCCGGACCTTGTCGAACTGACCCTGGACGCGCGAAAGCGTGACGGGCGCCCGGTGTTGGTCTTCGACCCGCAGAACATCGCGCCATCTCTGCCCCGGCTCCGCTGGTCGCCGATCACCGGAGCGGCGGGAACCGAGATCGCCATGATGCGGGCCAAGGCACTCGTCGCTGGTTCGCGCACCCCGGGGTCCGCAGCCCAGTCCTCCGAGGGAAGCTCCTTCTACAAGGGGCAGGCGGCGAAGGTCCTGGCCGCGCTCCTACATGCTGCCGCTCTCGACGGAGCCAGCCTCGACCAATTCCTGAAGTGGGCCCGCAAGTTCACCGACCCAGCTCCGCTCAGCATCCTGACCGCTCACCCCGGCGCCGGCCCCGGTTGGGCGGACATGCTCCGCACCTCGACCACGGGCGACAGCAGGACCGTTGGCAACACGGCGGTCACGCTGGACGCGGCCCTGGAGCCGCTCATGCACGAGTCGGTGGTCCGAGCCCTCCAGGGCAAGGGCGAGGAGCCCACCGATTTCCACGAGTTCCTCGACGCGGGCGGCACCATCTACCTCCTGGGCAAGGACTCCGAGGTCAACTCCATCGCGCCGTTGACCACGGCCGTGACGGAAGACCTCCTGGACATCGCGGAGGCGCACGCCATCGCCTCTCCCGCCGGGCGTCTGGACCCTGCCCTCTTGGCCGCGCTCGATGAAGCACCGAACATCGCGCCCATTCCGTCGCTGCGACAGCGTGTCGCGGACGGACGCGGTCGCGGCATCACCGTGATCTACGGACTCCAGGGCTGGGCCTCCGCCCGCGCCCGCTTCGGCGAGGACACCGCGAACGAGCTGGCCTCCTTCACGAACCATGTCGTCGTCTTCGGCGGCGCGAAGGACCCCGTCTTCCTGCGCGACATGTCCGACCTCTGCGGTCAGGTCGAACGCGTCCGAACGACCAAGACGACTACCAGCGGCGACCGCGGGGGCGAATCCACCGCGACGCACGTGGCCCTCGAACCCGTTCTACGCAGTGACGAGATCAAGGCCCTGGACGCGGGCCACGCGCTCGTCCTGGCAGACAACCTGCCTCCGGTGATCACACGCCTCGACGGCATGTGGACCTGGGACTCATGGTCTGAGATCGAAGGCCACGTTCACGACCTCCGCCGGGCGAACGAGAAGGAACGGCTCCGGCAGGATGCCGAGAAGAGGCGCCAGGCCGAAGCCCATGCTGCCGCTTGGGCGAGCCGTCAGGGAGCTGCTGCCGCATGA
- a CDS encoding SCO6880 family protein — MSTRTYQFGKHRPTGLVGRRDLGEQVVLGCGAGLGIMSGFLFSGVPVLAGLGLALPIVVALVVVYAPYRPKGTAQRRTLYRWWRIKRYHRKALARTGGVWVSPAVEAGVRRDGTPPDAALTEPEGVAGMTWVPVTVRGQQAVVVLQPEAGCVTATLEVASPGLGGKEVGEQVVALERWGELLDAFGNTEEHPVKRIQVLARQMKSDPHAHRRFVAQRDESAATHEVPQWLKDSYDTLANAVSTSAEEHRYYITAHAKFTRDLAADGAARGTGDEGVAAAMAAYLEELWSRCEDADLSVIAPLDEGRMTAFIRNSYDPDHAIWDTDLPQAHAFPRNVDVRDGAHVATRAAGSTDQWFHATAAVVSWPTTPVGPDFLSPLLIGMPDVIRTMSITQNLEPNDKAVERMLAEDTNNQAEMHRDRQRGKNLDPRDLIAANATGSRGMALASSGAAGSAVVGYITISARSSEELEKTKRTTASRARNAHLRIEWLDLEHARAFATTLPFAGGIK, encoded by the coding sequence ATGTCTACTCGTACGTATCAGTTCGGAAAGCACCGGCCGACGGGCCTGGTGGGCCGCCGGGACCTCGGCGAACAGGTCGTCCTGGGCTGCGGAGCGGGGCTCGGCATCATGTCCGGCTTCCTCTTCAGCGGTGTCCCGGTGCTGGCCGGTCTTGGCCTGGCGCTGCCCATCGTGGTCGCGCTGGTCGTGGTGTACGCGCCCTACCGGCCGAAGGGGACCGCACAGCGCCGCACGCTCTACCGCTGGTGGCGGATCAAGCGGTACCACCGCAAGGCCCTGGCCCGGACCGGCGGTGTGTGGGTCTCCCCTGCGGTCGAGGCCGGCGTGCGCCGTGACGGCACGCCGCCGGACGCTGCGCTCACCGAGCCGGAGGGCGTCGCCGGGATGACCTGGGTGCCGGTGACGGTCCGCGGTCAGCAAGCGGTCGTTGTCCTCCAGCCCGAAGCGGGCTGCGTCACCGCGACGCTGGAAGTCGCCTCGCCCGGCCTGGGCGGCAAGGAGGTCGGCGAACAAGTCGTCGCCCTGGAGCGGTGGGGAGAGCTGCTCGACGCGTTCGGCAACACCGAGGAACACCCGGTCAAGCGCATTCAGGTCCTCGCCCGTCAGATGAAGTCGGACCCGCACGCGCACCGCCGGTTCGTCGCCCAGCGCGACGAGTCCGCCGCGACGCACGAGGTGCCGCAGTGGTTGAAGGACTCGTACGACACGTTGGCCAACGCCGTGTCCACCTCGGCGGAGGAACACCGCTACTACATCACCGCCCACGCGAAGTTCACCCGCGACCTGGCGGCTGACGGCGCCGCCCGGGGCACCGGTGACGAAGGTGTCGCCGCCGCGATGGCCGCGTACCTGGAAGAACTGTGGTCCCGGTGCGAGGACGCCGACCTCTCGGTGATCGCGCCGCTCGATGAGGGCCGGATGACCGCGTTCATCCGCAACAGCTACGACCCCGATCACGCTATCTGGGACACCGACCTGCCCCAGGCCCACGCGTTCCCCCGGAACGTCGATGTCCGCGACGGCGCGCACGTCGCGACGCGGGCCGCCGGGTCAACGGACCAGTGGTTCCACGCGACGGCCGCCGTCGTCTCCTGGCCCACCACGCCTGTGGGGCCTGACTTCCTGTCACCCCTGTTGATCGGGATGCCCGACGTGATCCGCACGATGAGCATCACCCAGAACCTGGAGCCGAACGACAAGGCCGTGGAGCGGATGCTCGCGGAGGACACCAACAATCAGGCCGAGATGCACCGGGACCGCCAGCGTGGCAAGAACCTGGACCCCCGCGACCTGATCGCCGCCAACGCCACGGGCTCGCGCGGCATGGCGCTGGCCTCCTCCGGCGCGGCCGGTTCCGCGGTCGTCGGCTACATCACCATCTCCGCGCGCAGCAGCGAGGAACTGGAGAAGACGAAGAGGACGACGGCCTCCCGCGCCCGTAATGCCCACCTGCGGATCGAGTGGCTCGACCTTGAGCACGCCCGCGCGTTCGCCACGACCCTGCCGTTCGCCGGAGGCATCAAGTGA
- a CDS encoding bifunctional lytic transglycosylase/C40 family peptidase, giving the protein MKKSVQIILGLLAAMVISGVALLTTFGGADSASAQENGPGGGLTPDSPVPGWVRTIIDKHAGKCPQVTASLLAAQLYTESHFDPKAKSPVGALGIAQFMPGTWAQYGMDGDGDGIKDIFNPADAIAAQANYDCVLAKEVKNVPGDSTDNMLAAYNAGGGAVIKYGGIPPYPETRGYVKEIRDLAAKWAAAVSPDAPAGKGAARAISAAKTALGTWYQWGGDCVSPYKGQGGCDCSSLTKMAWASAGVNLPRVTYDQVHAGTAVKSVSQLQPGDLLFTVPGSAGPEHVGMYIGNNEVIDAPHTGAQVRIKPLSYWTPQLIAMRHVG; this is encoded by the coding sequence ATGAAGAAGTCCGTACAGATCATCCTCGGCCTGCTGGCTGCCATGGTCATCAGCGGCGTCGCGCTGCTGACGACCTTCGGCGGGGCCGACAGCGCCTCCGCCCAGGAGAACGGTCCCGGCGGCGGTCTCACGCCGGACTCACCGGTGCCCGGCTGGGTGCGAACGATCATCGACAAGCACGCGGGGAAGTGCCCGCAGGTCACCGCATCGCTGCTGGCCGCGCAGCTCTACACGGAGTCGCATTTCGACCCGAAGGCCAAGAGTCCGGTGGGGGCCCTGGGCATCGCCCAGTTCATGCCCGGCACCTGGGCCCAGTACGGCATGGACGGCGACGGCGACGGCATCAAAGACATCTTCAACCCGGCCGACGCCATCGCCGCGCAGGCCAACTACGACTGCGTCCTGGCCAAGGAGGTCAAGAACGTCCCGGGCGACAGCACGGACAACATGCTGGCCGCCTACAACGCGGGCGGCGGGGCCGTGATCAAGTACGGCGGCATTCCCCCGTACCCCGAGACGCGCGGCTACGTGAAGGAGATCCGGGACCTGGCCGCGAAGTGGGCGGCGGCGGTCAGCCCCGACGCTCCCGCGGGCAAGGGTGCCGCTCGCGCCATCTCCGCCGCGAAGACGGCCCTGGGGACTTGGTACCAGTGGGGCGGCGACTGCGTCTCGCCCTACAAGGGGCAAGGCGGATGCGACTGCTCCTCGCTCACCAAGATGGCCTGGGCCTCAGCCGGGGTGAACCTTCCCCGCGTCACCTACGACCAGGTGCACGCCGGGACCGCCGTCAAGAGCGTGTCCCAACTCCAGCCCGGTGACCTGCTGTTCACCGTCCCTGGCTCCGCCGGACCGGAGCACGTCGGGATGTACATCGGCAACAACGAGGTCATCGACGCCCCGCACACCGGGGCCCAGGTACGGATCAAGCCCCTCAGCTACTGGACGCCTCAGCTCATCGCGATGCGCCACGTCGGCTAA
- a CDS encoding DUF6195 family protein, which produces MTHPIMFAAAKRLVTEEERRTAIRENAFRTWAPRSVTAASKYARRLLGDEAVTLDWQALGVLRLEEHLQAFASLDTVAGQHLELYYSGDGEDAERLVLRRSCISCPSQQVDEVTSLEHLGRLLAQTPAWQAINPRDGGAQG; this is translated from the coding sequence ATGACTCACCCGATCATGTTCGCGGCGGCCAAGCGGCTCGTCACCGAAGAGGAACGGCGCACGGCGATCAGGGAGAACGCCTTCCGGACCTGGGCGCCCAGGTCAGTCACGGCCGCCTCGAAGTACGCCCGCCGTCTGCTCGGCGATGAAGCGGTCACCCTCGACTGGCAGGCCCTTGGCGTGCTGCGCCTGGAGGAACACCTCCAGGCATTCGCCTCGCTGGACACGGTGGCCGGTCAGCATCTTGAGCTCTACTACAGCGGGGACGGGGAAGACGCGGAACGGCTCGTGCTGAGGCGTTCGTGCATCTCGTGCCCGAGTCAGCAGGTGGACGAGGTGACCTCGCTCGAACACCTTGGTCGGCTGCTTGCCCAGACCCCCGCCTGGCAGGCCATCAACCCGCGGGACGGCGGTGCTCAGGGATGA